From the genome of Uranotaenia lowii strain MFRU-FL chromosome 1, ASM2978415v1, whole genome shotgun sequence, one region includes:
- the LOC129739606 gene encoding omega-amidase NIT2-like, translating to MVIKIALIQLKISGPKEKILKNAVDLIRIAKKEKFANLVVLPESFNCPYNEADFEANAEEIPAGMTSQALSQAASDFGVHIVGGSFVELCDGKLYNTCTVWGPDGSLVAKHRKVHLCDTNIPGKLEIEESKVFTRGESYTTFQVGETQVGLGVCWDMRFPEFAAAYRQLGCDLLIYPAVCDTYTGEMHWELLARARALDNQMFVAFCSPARDPHATLVAHGHSLVVDPWGQVLQKGTEYQEIIVADLTLKTLPEARSQIPVLQQKRTDLYELVVRKK from the exons ATGGTCATCAAAATAGCTCTGATTCAGCTGAAGATCTCCGGACCAAAGGAGAAGATCCTCAAGAATGCAGTGGATTTGATCCGGATTGCCAAGAAGGAAAAGTTCGCAAATCTGGTGGTGCTGCCCGAAAGTTTCAACTGTCCGTACAATGAGGCAGATTTCGAGGCAAACGCCGAAGAAATTCCGGCAGGAATGACGAGCCAAGCGCTCAGTCAGGCGGCGAGCGACTTCGGGGTTCACATTGTGGGAGGATCGTTTGTGGAGCTGTGCGATGGGAAACTGTACAACACCTGCACCGTTTGGGGACCGGATGGCTCCCTCGTTGCCAAACACCGGAAG GTACACCTGTGTGACACCAACATCCCCGGTAAACTGGAAATCGAGGAGTCCAAAGTGTTTACCCGCGGCGAGAGCTACACGACGTTCCAGGTCGGAGAGACCCAGGTTGGCCTCGGGGTTTGCTGGGACATGCGCTTTCCGGAGTTTGCGGCCGCCTACCGGCAGTTGGGTTGCGATCTACTGATCTATCCGGCCGTTTGTGACACCTACACCGGAGAGATGCACTGGGAGCTTCTGGCCCGGGCTCGAGCCCTGGACAATCAGATGTTTGTGGCATTCTGTTCGCCGGCCCGGGATCCCCACGCCACGCTGGTCGCCCATGGACACTCGCTGGTGGTCGATCCGTGGGGCCAGGTGCTGCAGAAGGGAACCGAATACCAGGAGATCATCGTGGCCGATCTGACGCTGAAAACGTTGCCGGAAGCCCGCAGTCAAATCCCAGTCCTGCAACAGAAACGGACCGACCTGTATGAATTGGTGGTGCGGAAGAAGTGA